TTCCCGAATAAAATATCTATTCCCCTTAGCAGAGTTTTCTCCTTAAACCAGTACGAGCTTTAGTCTATTTTTCGAATCTAGGACTTGAATAATTATGGAGATATATGATTTCGTACTATAACTGCCGCCCTACCGTTAAGATATCGGACGCACTGTTGGCAGATATCTTAAAGGTATGGTGCCTGACGATAAAACCTTCAGACTCGTTGGCCATTTAACTTCAGATTAGCATAGTGGCACTAAGGGTTGGAATATACCTCTTCGCTGGAACGCTGTTGACAGGCCTTACAGGCGTTTTACATACTCAAAGCATTTTGTGTAATATTAAAATGCACCTTATGCTTCGGAGGAATTCCTCGCAATTCTCTTCAGAATAAATAGCTGGACTTTGAACGCAGAATCAAAAGTAATCTGAAAGTATTTACTACATATACTAAGGGGCATAGTCagattctgttttcattttcctgtctacgaaagtttaaatgaaaaataaaattcttcgattcttatgctgaaaaaaaaagagttctttTGTCATAGTAGGCTTTAGTCTTAGATGAACATTCTCTAATATATACGTGGCTATTAGTGAGCAAATGGGTTCCCGAAGGCACCATACACCAGTCTCCTAACGTCTCTGGccgaaataaaaggaaacaaagagaaagtTAAGGATTTTGCATCCATTTCCAGTAAATATGAGATCATTTAAGGAAGAAATGTCTCAAATTGCAGACAGATTTCAGCCATAGAATATGACAaagttttaaatactgaaaaaaataaagcaagcaaaagagaaagcaattactttatgaaaaaaaacagaaaaggtaaGAAATTCATTAATCTGATCAGGATTTGGCCTGTTGTGAAAGTTTCGGTACACTCtatgaaaaaatatgagagatgattttacagagaaaattgtgaaaatatagcaacaaaataaatgaaacccaGAACCATGACTGCAAGCACTCCTCGCCAAGAACTACCTCTAGAACGAGTAACATCTCAAGGTCAAACCCGGGCAACAACACCTGTACTTCAAGGAGAATGTCAACTCCATTTGCGGCGTCATCgtccaaaactaaaaaaaaaaaagttaggccAGGTCTTCTCAGACTGACTGCTAATGATAATGGATGATTCCAACACAATGTATGCAACAGTATCCAGTTAAAAGTTGAAAACACACTGGATTGAAATTCTTGTGAACGCTAGGCTGAATTTTGATAACGATCGCTTTGCGCGTTCTCACTTGGACTACCCGTTCAGGACAATTTAGCTCTTGTCTTTGATTGTTGGAACAAGTGTAAATATTCAAACTTCGCAAATTAACATTGAGGATATTGAGAAGAAACTAATAAGTAATGAACACTATTTAGAACTTGCATCAAAGAAATGGTCCTACATTCTTGTAAAAGAGGTGGGCAATAATTATAGGTCCAAAGAACTAAATGTCAGTGAAAGAACAAGTAAATTGTGTTAATGGAGGCTAACTGAACgaggaacaaaaatatatatccttatcAAATCCGAGTACAAAAGAAAAGTTGACGAAAAGGCAGAGAGGAAATAACAGAGTGAAGAGTAGTCACAATTTTGACTTTCGTAAGTGgcaggaaaaaagaatgaaacaaaatcttttcagtaaaaaacaaaacaatgaaaagtatCGATACATTTTTACGCAATAGactaaaaatgtattacaaaatataaaatcaatgaaatcgATCGGTTGGCTGCATCAAATCCAGAGGTCCAAACACCTTATTGCCATTTGTGCAAGAGCCCGCGCTGGCATATGGCCGGTTTAATCTAAACCTACCGACTAAAAATAGGATAAAACTAAAAGCTAAAtagcagaaaaaaactgaaataaaatagaaaattgctATGTAAATAAACACCACGAAATACCGATATAAGTTGATGTCTAATAAAGAGATGTATTGATTTGTTGAGACAGTATGGCAGCCGTCATCTAATTTCTCTCCCATTTCtacctttcacttcttttattcctcacatcttattcttcttcctttctatATTTGCACTTGATTCAACTGAATCCCTCAAGTATCTCTTTCTTCAATATCTGTGTGCTTGTCTGACACATTTTAGTCATGATTTTCTCGGCCAGAAGAtaactgaacaaacaaaaaatttaattattgacATATTGCCGTCCTGTTGATGTTGAAAATAATATGATTTCGTTATCGTTGATACTACTaagtcattatatatgtatgtatgtatatatgcatgtatgtatgtatgttactaaTAAAGAAGGATTCTGATGTTCAAAGTACTGAACGACTGAAAAATTGTTTCGTTGATGAACGAAATGGAGATGTAAATGTGATGACTGGAAAATAATTTAAAGTGCAAATATTATGCATTGCATGGATACCAAAAGCCAGTTGTAAGAATATTACATATTAGATAGTTATACAGTGATGGCGAGATTGATTATTTCAGTGATGAATAacttcaagaaattatttattcatttatttatttattctaataactgatctcccctttctgtatttcccatcgcCTTCTGTTCACCTTCTATTGCGtctttcgagtgaacaccatattctttggaagcttgaatttcaaggcaatgacccctgtgggcttgttccatatgaacacaGTTtatcatgtgaataataataataataataataataataataataataataataataataataataataataataataataatcaatctgAAAAGTTTCCATTACAAGTAAAATGCACTGAAGGGGATGCCGGATACTTCTAGCAAGAACACAGCGAGGAACTGCCATCATGGCGACAGCCTTGGACCTATCTGGAGATATTTGCCGGTCTCCTTCATTAATCGCATCCATTGCTTCGTCTCATCACGACACCTTGGCATGCCTTCGAAGCAAGGCTGGTTGCTTACAGAGTATTCCACTTACGTAACGGGGAATAACACTGGTTCCTCCGCCAAGCCTGTTTTGAAGAGGTGGGTGATTCGTGTCGCATTTTAATGTGCTGTTTTGGTAACTCTGTTGTTCTCTTACAGCACCTTCTAGATTTAACCCTTCTCAGAGGAAggaggtataatatatatatatatatatatatatatatatatatatatatatatatatatatatatatatatatatatatatatatagtatatgtatatataaatgtataactgaatcacggaaatatggaagtgatgaatatataaataaagtcaatgcctttatatatatatatatatatatatatatatatatatatatatatatatatatatatatatatatatatatatatatatatatatatgacatttttactgGATAGATACAGTGCACGTCCAAGACATTCAGTTTTACCAGAAAATCTGAGAAATTGCCAAGTGCCCTTAccaactacctctctctctctctctctctctctctctctctctctctctctctctctctctctctctctctttctaacaagATGACGGCCATTGACGCAATTCAATAAATTGGAATGCATCCATGGAAGGCTATGCACCCAAAATCCCTTACACGccgaataattaaaaaaatcaaacactGCCAGCCAGCATTTTGATGAGTCCggtttcattattcatatacaaacaacaaTTACCGCACGTATGCACAGCAATACATAATAATGCAAACACAATAGATCACGTGCTTCTGCTTTCCAAATATGCACTCCTAGATACATACACGTGACGCAAGACCAGGCATGCACTAACATACCTACTAACAATTATGAGATATGGTAATGCAAACACAAGGACATGATCGCGTGCATTTGCTTCCTAAGTATACTCCTAGATAAACGGGCATATAAACCGTAACGCAAGAATAATCATGCATTAACATACCTATACACAATTACACAAGACTTGAGGCGCCAATACTTATGAAGAGGCATTAGTTTGTCATCTCACATATACGCACCAGAGAGCATTTGCGCGCACCCGCACGTGCACAGTTTATACAACTGTACTTCCATATTCGTTTTCTGCACAAACTGCCATGAACATACTCTTGTGCATCTCTGATTCTGCAACAGACAGGCAGGCCGCAAATTCtgccacacacacagacaggccGCAGATGCTGCAACAGACAGGTAGACTGCAGATTCTGCAATAGACTGGCAGGCCGCAGATtcttcaacagacagacagactgcaGAATCTGCAACAGAAGGCAGGCCGCAGAATCTGCAACAGACAGGCAGACCGCAGATTCTGCAATAGACAGGCAGACTGCAGAATCTGCAACAGACAGGCTGACCGCAGATCCTGCAGTAGATCGGCAGCCCGCAAATTCTGCAACAGACAGGCAGGCCGCAGATTCTGCAGCAGACAGGCAGGCCACAGAATCTGCAGCAGACAGGAGGGCCGCGGATCCTGCAACAGACAGGTAGGCCGCAGAATCTGCAGCAGCCAGGCAGTCCGCAGAATCTgcagcagacaggcagacagcAGAATCTGCAGCAGACAGGCAGGCCGCAAAATCTGCAGCAGACAGGTAGAATCTGCAGCAGACAGGCAGACCGCAGAACCTGCAGCAGACAGGCAGACCGCAGAATCTACCAACAGACAGGTAGATTCTGCAGCAGACAGGCAGACCGCAGAACCTGCAGCAGACAGGCAGACCGCAGAATCTGCAGTAGACAGGTAGAATCTGCAGCAGACAGGCAGACCGCAGAACCTGCAGCAGACAGGCAGACCGCAGAATCTGCAACAGACAGGCAGACCTCGGAATCTGCAACCGACGGGCAGGCCGTAGATTCTTCAACAGACAGGCAGACTGCAGAATCTGCAACAGACAGGCAGACCGCAGAACCTGCAGCAGACAGGCAGACCGCAGAATCTGCAACAGACAGGCAGACCGCAGAACCTGCAACAGACAGGCAGACCGCAGAATCTGCAACAGACAGGCAGACCTCGGAATCTGCAACCGACGGGCAGGCCGTAGATTCTTCAACAGACAGGCAGACTGCAGAATCTGCAACAGACAGGCAGACCGCAGAACCTGCAGCAGACAGGCAGACCGCAGAATCTGCAACAGACAGGCAGACCGCAGAATCTGCAACAGACAGGCAGACCTCGGAATCTGCAACCGAAGGCAGGCCGTAGATTCTTCAACAGACAGGCAGACCGCGCAGAATCTGCAACAGACAGGCAGACTGCAGATTCTGCAATAGACTGGCAGGCCGCAGATtcttcaacagacagacagactgcaGAATCTGCAACAGAAGGCAGGTCGCAGAATCTGCAACAGACAGGCAGACCGCAGATTCTGTAATAGACAGGCAGACTGCAGAATCTGCAACAGACAGGCTGACCGCAGATCCTGCAGTAGACCGGCAGCCCGCAAATTCTGCAACAGACAGGCAGGCCGCAGATTCTGCAGCAGACAGGCAGGCCACAGAATCTGCAGCAGACAGGCAGACCGCAGATCCTGCAACAGACAGGTAGGCCGCAGAATCT
The genomic region above belongs to Macrobrachium rosenbergii isolate ZJJX-2024 chromosome 18, ASM4041242v1, whole genome shotgun sequence and contains:
- the LOC136847949 gene encoding streptococcal hemagglutinin-like; the encoded protein is MESAVCLSAEVSAVCLSVADSAVCLSVATSAVCLSIAESAVYLSIAESAVCLSVADSARSACSAVCLSVADSAVCLSAASSAVCLSVADSAVCLSVEESMACPSVADSEVCLSVADSAVCLSVADSAVCLSAADSTYSAVCLSAAGSAVCLSAADFAACLSAADSAVCLSVEESMACPSVADSEVCLSVADSAVCLSVADSAVCLSAADSTCLLQILRSACLLQVLRSACLLQILPVCCRFCGLPVCCRFCGLPVCCRIYLSAADSAVCLSAAGSAVCLSAADFAACLSAADSAVCLSAADSADCLSAADFAACLSAADSAVCLSAADSVDCLAAADSADCLSAADSAAYLSVAGSAVCLSAADSVACLSAAESAACLSVAEFAGCRSTAGSAVSLSVADSAVCLSITESAVCLSVADSATCLLLQILQSVYSEVCLSVADSAVCLSVADSAVCLSAAGSAVCLSVADSAVCLSVEESTACPSVADSEVCLSVADSAVCLSVAGSAVCLSVADSAVCLSAAGSAVCLSVADSAVCLSVEESTACPSVADSEVCLSVADSAVCLSAAGSAVCLSAADSTCLLQILRSACLLQVLRSACLLQNLPVYFAACLSAADSAVCLSAADSADCLAAADSAAYLSVAGSAALLSAADSVACLSAAESAACLSVAEFAGCRSTAGSAVSLSVADSAVCLSIAESAVCLSVADSAACLLLQILQSVLEYSVSNQPCFEGMPRCRDETKQWMRLMKETGKYLQIGPRLSP